A stretch of Labilithrix sp. DNA encodes these proteins:
- a CDS encoding M20/M25/M40 family metallo-hydrolase gives MAKLAGAAEIAPGVRLSDRASPSHRRTSRVFLGEQLAALGLEPHEHAYGTGANVYAELPSTTGGEEWLVVGAHFDTVARSPGANDNATGVALVHGVAQYLARLPCRSRNVAFVFFDQEEIGLVGSKAYANKLAADGVVVRSVHTIDQMGWDSNGDRLIELERPDAGLADLYRAAATELGVATRIVVTSTSSSDHSSFRPRFPAVGVTEGYRSGNTSPDYHRPTDTFDKVDFAYLDATTALVARVIANQLR, from the coding sequence GTGGCGAAGCTCGCCGGCGCCGCGGAGATCGCGCCGGGCGTGAGACTCTCCGACCGCGCGTCGCCCAGTCATCGGCGAACCTCTCGTGTCTTTCTCGGAGAGCAGCTCGCCGCGCTCGGGCTCGAGCCGCACGAGCACGCGTACGGTACCGGCGCCAACGTCTACGCCGAGCTTCCGAGCACCACCGGCGGTGAAGAATGGCTCGTCGTTGGCGCGCACTTCGATACCGTCGCTCGGAGCCCGGGCGCGAACGACAACGCGACGGGCGTGGCCCTCGTTCATGGTGTCGCGCAATATCTCGCCCGGCTGCCGTGCCGTTCCCGCAACGTCGCGTTCGTGTTCTTCGACCAAGAGGAGATAGGCCTCGTCGGGAGCAAGGCCTATGCGAACAAGCTCGCGGCCGATGGTGTGGTGGTCCGCTCGGTGCACACGATCGACCAGATGGGTTGGGACTCGAACGGTGACCGGCTCATCGAGCTCGAACGGCCCGACGCGGGGCTCGCGGACCTTTACCGCGCGGCCGCGACGGAGCTCGGCGTCGCCACACGCATCGTCGTGACCTCGACGTCGTCGAGCGATCACTCGTCATTCCGTCCGCGCTTCCCCGCCGTCGGTGTGACGGAGGGTTACCGCTCCGGCAACACGTCACCCGATTACCATCGTCCCACCGACACGTTCGACAAGGTCGACTTCGCCTATCTCGACGCGACGACCGCGCTCGTAGCGCGCGTGATCGCCAACCAGCTTCGCTGA
- a CDS encoding ABC transporter ATP-binding protein: MSLRIEGLTVARGGRAVVEEVTFDVPSSGIVAIVGPNGAGKTTLLEAIVGLLPSRGRVHHDGAELRSFRERAAVFSFMPDEARLPEEVRVATLLRDAGGFGVAGLRARRGSELSRGEAKRVWLALTAALRRPVAVLDEPFGAFDPLQLEDLLPAFRASVTGAIVTVHQLATAEAIADQIVILAGGRVVASGTMAELRTRAGLLDGSLDQVFRTLLGKRSDAA, from the coding sequence GTGAGCCTCCGGATCGAAGGGCTCACCGTCGCGCGCGGCGGACGCGCCGTCGTCGAGGAGGTGACGTTCGACGTCCCGAGCAGCGGGATCGTCGCGATCGTCGGACCGAATGGCGCGGGCAAGACGACGCTGCTCGAGGCGATCGTCGGGCTCCTTCCGTCTCGCGGCCGTGTGCATCACGACGGTGCCGAGCTCCGTTCGTTTCGCGAACGCGCCGCCGTGTTTTCGTTCATGCCGGATGAGGCGCGCCTCCCAGAGGAGGTCCGCGTCGCGACGCTGCTTCGCGACGCCGGCGGCTTCGGCGTCGCGGGACTACGCGCGCGTCGCGGATCGGAGCTCTCTCGCGGAGAAGCGAAGCGCGTGTGGCTCGCGCTGACGGCCGCGCTGCGGCGGCCGGTGGCAGTCCTCGATGAGCCTTTCGGCGCGTTCGATCCGCTGCAGCTCGAGGATCTCCTTCCCGCGTTTCGCGCATCGGTGACGGGCGCCATCGTGACCGTGCATCAGCTCGCGACGGCGGAGGCGATCGCGGATCAAATCGTGATCCTCGCTGGTGGACGCGTCGTCGCGTCCGGAACGATGGCGGAGCTGCGCACGCGCGCCGGCTTGCTGGACGGCTCGCTCGATCAGGTGTTCCGCACGCTGCTCGGAAAACGGTCCGATGCGGCGTGA